In Thermodesulfobacteriota bacterium, a single genomic region encodes these proteins:
- a CDS encoding nicotinate phosphoribosyltransferase, with protein MDNRIAEGILFTDQYQLTMAQLYFRFGLHETHAQFDHFFRSYPDYGSHKAGYCVNAGLEWLAEWMKDAAFGDEEISYLKTQTGQLGEPLFADDFLGWLRKHGNFEGITMLSVPEGRVVHPNAPVTVIQGPLPMAQILESPLLNKLNYPILIATKAARIREAGRGQPILEFGMRRGPDLGVNAGIRAALIGGADFSSTVGISHVLGFPPKGTHAHSMVQVFMALGEGELGAFRAYADVYPDDCLLLVDTINTLESGVPNAIKVFEELRRKGHKPLGIRLDSGDLAYLSIQSAKMLDSAGFTDTKIVLSNQLDELVVWQVITQIEEEAPRYGLDPDSLIKRLVYGVGTKLITSRGDSALDGVYKLVAVRERSEWVPAIKLSETPKKTLNPGNKMAWRIYDRRGYATADLLTIDEGDPGEAGLLKMHHPSDHTKFRIMKHSEISRTEPLLVKVLDEGRLVYDFPSIEDIRVRRIEDIERLDSGVRRIMNPHIYHVSLSEKLWNLKQELIESIEKESV; from the coding sequence ATGGATAACAGAATAGCTGAAGGGATACTCTTTACCGACCAGTACCAGCTCACGATGGCCCAGCTCTATTTCAGGTTCGGGCTTCACGAGACGCACGCTCAGTTCGATCACTTCTTCAGGAGCTATCCGGATTACGGTTCCCACAAGGCTGGTTACTGCGTGAACGCCGGGCTCGAATGGCTGGCGGAGTGGATGAAGGACGCTGCGTTCGGGGACGAGGAGATAAGCTATCTCAAGACGCAGACCGGGCAGCTCGGCGAGCCTCTATTTGCGGATGATTTTCTCGGATGGCTGAGGAAGCACGGCAATTTCGAAGGGATAACGATGCTATCCGTTCCCGAGGGCAGGGTCGTCCATCCGAACGCTCCCGTGACGGTGATTCAGGGTCCCCTTCCCATGGCTCAGATACTGGAGTCGCCTCTCCTCAACAAGCTCAACTACCCTATACTCATAGCCACGAAAGCCGCGCGTATAAGGGAGGCGGGACGCGGGCAGCCGATACTCGAATTCGGAATGAGGAGAGGGCCCGACCTCGGGGTCAATGCCGGCATAAGGGCTGCGCTCATTGGCGGGGCCGACTTTTCATCGACGGTCGGCATCTCGCACGTTCTCGGTTTTCCGCCCAAGGGCACGCACGCGCACAGCATGGTGCAGGTGTTCATGGCTTTGGGCGAGGGTGAGTTAGGCGCCTTCAGGGCTTACGCCGATGTGTATCCGGATGACTGTCTCCTGCTGGTGGATACCATAAACACGCTCGAGAGCGGCGTGCCTAACGCAATAAAGGTATTCGAGGAGCTCCGGAGGAAAGGGCACAAGCCCCTAGGCATCAGGCTAGATTCGGGCGACCTCGCGTATCTCTCCATACAGTCGGCGAAGATGCTCGACAGCGCAGGCTTCACCGATACGAAGATTGTGCTCTCGAACCAGCTCGACGAGCTCGTCGTCTGGCAGGTGATAACACAGATCGAGGAAGAGGCGCCCCGTTACGGGCTCGACCCCGACAGCCTCATAAAGCGCCTGGTCTACGGGGTGGGGACGAAGCTCATTACCTCCAGGGGGGATTCCGCTCTCGACGGTGTATACAAGCTCGTCGCCGTGAGGGAGAGGTCCGAGTGGGTGCCGGCTATAAAATTGTCCGAAACCCCGAAAAAGACGCTCAACCCGGGCAATAAAATGGCCTGGCGCATATATGACAGGAGGGGGTATGCGACGGCAGACCTGCTCACGATAGACGAAGGCGATCCCGGGGAGGCGGGCTTATTAAAGATGCACCACCCTTCAGACCACACAAAGTTCAGGATAATGAAGCATAGCGAGATAAGCAGGACGGAGCCGCTTCTGGTAAAAGTGCTCGACGAGGGCAGGCTCGTTTACGATTTTCCTTCCATAGAGGATATCAGGGTGAGGAGAATCGAAGATATAGAGAGACTCGATTCGGGAGTGAGGAGGATCATGAATCCTCACATCTATCACGTTTCTCTTTCCGAGAAGCTCTGGAACTTGAAGCAGGAGCTAATAGAGTCGATAGAGAAGGAAAGCGTCTGA
- a CDS encoding carbon-nitrogen hydrolase family protein, which produces MENGSRKFTAAAVQASPVFLNKAETIGKIVSLIEEAAGNGASFIVFPEAIVPCYPYWPKDIGTAEGRKHILDAYIELHKNSVDIPGNDADKLCEAAKKAGAYVVIGVNEREGGTLYNTILYIDKNGGILGKHRKLMSIDSEKCIWGNGGAEDLGVFDTDIGKVGGFFCYEHHMTLAKAAMFMKGEEIHAGLWAGHGFVKPTMDFASREYAFEGQVFVVASSGHITEDMVPDSFPLKKYTMWDYPGGAGIINPRGEYLAGPIYGKEDIVYADIDTDMIIRAKAVIDGVGHFSRPDILTLEIKGYDPGKEKAGNGSRSRRQKKSGKPSAAEKVRPQS; this is translated from the coding sequence ATGGAAAACGGGAGCAGGAAATTCACCGCGGCGGCCGTGCAGGCGTCGCCCGTGTTTTTAAACAAGGCCGAGACGATCGGGAAGATCGTGAGCCTCATCGAGGAGGCGGCCGGCAACGGAGCGAGTTTCATAGTGTTCCCCGAGGCTATCGTCCCCTGTTACCCGTACTGGCCTAAGGACATCGGCACCGCAGAAGGGAGAAAGCACATCCTCGACGCATACATCGAGCTGCACAAGAACTCGGTCGATATACCGGGGAACGATGCTGACAAGCTCTGCGAGGCCGCGAAGAAGGCGGGGGCCTACGTTGTAATAGGCGTGAACGAGAGGGAGGGCGGCACTCTTTACAACACAATCCTGTATATAGACAAAAACGGCGGAATCCTGGGGAAACACAGGAAGCTCATGTCTATAGACAGCGAGAAGTGCATCTGGGGGAACGGAGGCGCGGAGGATTTGGGAGTGTTCGATACGGACATCGGGAAAGTGGGCGGGTTTTTCTGCTACGAGCACCACATGACGCTCGCAAAGGCCGCGATGTTCATGAAGGGGGAAGAGATACACGCGGGGCTCTGGGCGGGGCACGGGTTCGTAAAACCGACCATGGATTTCGCGAGCCGCGAGTACGCGTTCGAAGGGCAGGTGTTCGTGGTCGCGTCCTCGGGACACATCACGGAGGACATGGTGCCCGACAGCTTCCCGCTGAAAAAATATACTATGTGGGACTATCCCGGCGGAGCGGGCATCATAAACCCGAGGGGGGAATACCTTGCAGGTCCCATTTACGGGAAGGAAGACATAGTCTACGCCGACATAGACACGGACATGATAATTCGCGCGAAAGCGGTCATAGACGGCGTCGGGCATTTTTCGAGGCCCGACATACTGACGCTCGAGATCAAGGGATATGACCCCGGTAAAGAGAAGGCGGGGAACGGAAGCCGGAGCCGGCGGCAGAAAAAATCCGGGAAGCCGTCAGCAGCGGAAAAAGTCAGGCCGCAGTCCTGA
- a CDS encoding ABC transporter permease has translation MIIYSYISRLGSSCVSFIEQLGDVWLFLYRSVYASFTRPFNYRLVLEQLDEIGFKSIPIVIASAMAIGMVMVVQLAWGFAWFGAKGVVGPVVSLSFVRELGPVVTSLLVGGRVGSGITAEIGSMKVTEQIDAIRTLGADPLRKLVVPRLVAAVISFPFLAIISDFTGILGAMIMANIDLDVKPRLFISSILEWVTIDDFVSGISKTFFFGIIVAITGCYVGMRAEGGTQGVGRATTTTVVVALLLIIIGDFFLTKLFLLL, from the coding sequence ATGATCATCTATAGCTACATATCCCGCCTCGGGTCTTCATGCGTATCCTTCATCGAGCAGCTGGGTGACGTTTGGCTGTTCCTCTATAGGTCTGTCTATGCGAGCTTCACCCGGCCGTTTAATTACAGGCTCGTGCTCGAGCAGCTCGACGAGATCGGCTTTAAATCGATACCCATTGTTATAGCGTCCGCAATGGCGATAGGCATGGTCATGGTAGTCCAGCTCGCATGGGGCTTCGCGTGGTTCGGCGCAAAGGGCGTCGTCGGCCCCGTCGTCTCCCTCTCTTTCGTCAGGGAGCTCGGCCCCGTCGTAACGTCTCTCCTCGTGGGGGGCAGGGTCGGCTCCGGTATTACCGCCGAAATAGGGTCGATGAAAGTAACCGAGCAGATAGACGCCATAAGGACGCTCGGCGCAGACCCCTTGAGGAAGCTCGTCGTACCGAGGCTCGTGGCGGCTGTCATCTCTTTCCCCTTCCTCGCGATAATATCCGACTTCACGGGGATTTTAGGCGCGATGATAATGGCGAACATCGACCTCGACGTGAAGCCAAGGCTCTTTATTTCAAGCATACTCGAGTGGGTGACCATAGACGATTTCGTAAGCGGTATCTCGAAGACATTCTTCTTCGGGATAATAGTGGCTATCACCGGATGCTATGTCGGGATGAGGGCCGAAGGCGGGACGCAGGGCGTCGGAAGGGCGACGACAACGACCGTCGTGGTAGCTCTCCTCCTCATAATAATCGGAGATTTTTTCCTTACGAAGCTCTTTCTCCTTCTCTAG